A region from the Rhodamnia argentea isolate NSW1041297 chromosome 7, ASM2092103v1, whole genome shotgun sequence genome encodes:
- the LOC115754482 gene encoding putative E3 ubiquitin-protein ligase RING1a isoform X2 translates to MPAQKRSLPENANDEDASQQSHHHHNHHHAKQSRRDEEPEQDGQQAGEPQGGGGGAGEEEEDSQGSPSSSSEEKPEFVYVKLSDIRKDVQCPICLGIIRKTRTVMECLHRFCRECIDKSMRLGNNECPACRTHCASRRSLRDDPNFDALIAALYPDIDKYEEEELAFHEEERNRNKQIQASIAQILQRQSEALVKRRSLGKDAAGGFITRSQRNLRPSTRRRRNSRGIDHQGSEDNEDEHDSNGGKDSSSADERGTEVRQRRRRKRTGVRSSLPSSSADVECLDNDLEATRDTRGISPGLVWNPEMLAWGKGGTRSHTRHGGINGNNKNSKNMRLSKLVEYLKSLEENDELDIYLMLVSLDKESTPSLKQPYLCSRRSLSVKHLCDYVAHQTPLQAEEVEISVVKGNHNISRQGPSLNLFSSASECENVLPVVDPQKAELQILEKEATLAGILADNGSISDYLILGYRQKRPSNS, encoded by the exons ATGCCTGCGCAGAAGCGGTCCTTGCCGGAGAATGCGAACGATGAGGACGCCTCGCAACAGAGCCATCACCACCACAACCACCACCACGCCAAGCAATCTCGCCGCGACGAAGAGCCCGAGCAAGACGGCCAGCAGGCGGGAGAGCCGCAAGGCGGAGGCGGCGGagctggagaagaagaagaag ATTCTCAAGGAAGTCCGTCGTCCAGCTCGGAGGAGAAACCTGA ATTTGTCTATGTAAAACTATCAGACATTCGTAAAGATGTACAATGCCCAATCTGTCTAG GCATCATCCGGAAAACGCGAACTGTTATGGAATGCCTGCACCGCTTTTGTAGGGAATGCATCGACAAATCGATGCGACTGGG GAACAATGAATGCCCTGCTTGCCGCACTCACTGTGCCAGCCGACGCTCACTGAGAGATGATCCCAACTTTGATGCTTTAATAGCAGCTTTATATCCGGACATTGACAAATACGAGGAAGAG GAGTTGGCTTTtcatgaagaagagagaaatcgCAACAAGCAG ATTCAAGCATCCATTGCTCAAATTCTTCAACGGCAGTCAGAAGCACTTGTCAAAAGACGGTCGCTGGGTAAAGATGCAGCTGGTGGATTTATCACAAGATCACAGCGGAATCTAAGGCCTTCTACTAGAAGAAGACGGAATTCTCGAGGAATTGATCATCAAGGTTCCGAAGACAATGAAGATGAACATGATAGTAATGGTGGCAAAGATTCATCTTCCGCTGATGAGCGTGGTACCGAAGTTAGGCAGAGACGTCGGAGAAAAAGGACAGGAGTGCGTTCATCATTACCTTCTTCATCAGCTGATGTTGAATGCCTGGATAATGATTTGGAAGCAACCAGAGATACCAGAGGAATTTCTCCTGGGCTCGTATGGAACCCAGAAATGCTTGCATGGGGTAAGGGTGGTACGAGAAGTCACACGAGACATGGTGGCATAAACGGTAACAACAAGAACTCTAAGAACATGCGGTTATCCAAGCTGGTTGAGTACCTCAAGAGTTTAGAGGAAAATGATGAG TTAGACATTTATCTCATGCTTGTTTCTCTGGATAAAGAAAGTACTCCGAGTCTGAAGCAGCCCTACTTATGCAGCAGGCGGAGTCTGTCAGTTAAACATCTATGTGAT TATGTTGCTCACCAAACACCTCTGCAAGCTGAAGAAGTTGAAATATCGGTGGTCAAAGGGAACCATAACATCAGCCGTCAAGGACCTAGCCTGAATCTTTTCTCCTCAGCAAGCGAATGTGAAAATGTTCTCCCCGTTGTCGATCCGCAGAAGGCTGAGCTGCAAATTCTGGAAAAGGAAGCGACGCTTGCAGGGATACTTGCAGACAATGGATCCATCAGTGACTATCTG ATTCTAGGATACAGGCAGAAACGACCCTCCAACTCCTGA
- the LOC115754488 gene encoding squamosa promoter-binding protein 1-like isoform X2: MMGKGKQRANFEEKVKAEPVVEYEDGAGDGEDDDDDDGSRKKKISSSSGGKRGSGNSNSVGMCICQWRSVAPPRTASRNCQAEKCTADLTEAKQYHRRHKVCEQHSKAPAVVVAGLHQRFCQQCSRFHELSEFDENKRSCRRRLAGHNERRRKNPAESSHMEGSSGKAGGTHQMKELACGQVNDRGRIPITIQENATYKHFQIR, encoded by the exons ATGATGGGGAAGGGAAAGCAGAGAGCGAACTTCGAGGAGAAGGTGAAAGCCGAGCCGGTGGTGGAGTACGAGGACGGCGCCGGCGACGgagaggacgacgacgacgacgacggctccaggaagaagaagatatcgTCGTCGAGCGGAGGCAAGCGAGGGAGCGGTAATAGCAATTCGGTCGGCATGTGCATATGTCAATGGCGTTCCGTCGCGCCTCCTC GTACGGCGTCGAGGAATTGCCAGGCGGAGAAGTGCACGGCTGATCTCACGGAGGCGAAGCAGTACCACCGGAGGCACAAGGTGTGCGAGCAGCACTCCAAGGCTCCGGCGGTGGTCGTCGCCGGCCTTCACCAGCGTTTTTGTCAGCAATGTAGCAG GTTCCATGAGCTATCAGAATTCGACGAAAACAAAAGGAGTTGCCGCAGACGATTGGCAGGACACAACGAACGGAGAAGAAAGAACCCAGCCGAGTCGTCTCACATGGAGGGCTCGAGTGGAAAAGCCGGCGGCACTCATCAAATGAAGGAGCTAGCCTGCGGACAAGTCAATGACCGTGGCCGGATTCCGATAACCATCCAAGAGAATGCCACCTACAAACATTTCCAGATCAGATAA
- the LOC115754482 gene encoding putative E3 ubiquitin-protein ligase RING1a isoform X3: MPAQKRSLPENANDEDASQQSHHHHNHHHAKQSRRDEEPEQDGQQAGEPQGGGGGAGEEEDSQGSPSSSSEEKPEFVYVKLSDIRKDVQCPICLGIIRKTRTVMECLHRFCRECIDKSMRLGNNECPACRTHCASRRSLRDDPNFDALIAALYPDIDKYEEEVELAFHEEERNRNKQIQASIAQILQRQSEALVKRRSLGKDAAGGFITRSQRNLRPSTRRRRNSRGIDHQGSEDNEDEHDSNGGKDSSSADERGTEVRQRRRRKRTGVRSSLPSSSADVECLDNDLEATRDTRGISPGLVWNPEMLAWGKGGTRSHTRHGGINGNNKNSKNMRLSKLVEYLKSLEENDELDIYLMLVSLDKESTPSLKQPYLCSRRSLSVKHLCDYVAHQTPLQAEEVEISVVKGNHNISRQGPSLNLFSSASECENVLPVVDPQKAELQILEKEATLAGILADNGSISDYLILGYRQKRPSNS, encoded by the exons ATGCCTGCGCAGAAGCGGTCCTTGCCGGAGAATGCGAACGATGAGGACGCCTCGCAACAGAGCCATCACCACCACAACCACCACCACGCCAAGCAATCTCGCCGCGACGAAGAGCCCGAGCAAGACGGCCAGCAGGCGGGAGAGCCGCAAGGCGGAGGCGGCGGagctggagaagaaga AGATTCTCAAGGAAGTCCGTCGTCCAGCTCGGAGGAGAAACCTGA ATTTGTCTATGTAAAACTATCAGACATTCGTAAAGATGTACAATGCCCAATCTGTCTAG GCATCATCCGGAAAACGCGAACTGTTATGGAATGCCTGCACCGCTTTTGTAGGGAATGCATCGACAAATCGATGCGACTGGG GAACAATGAATGCCCTGCTTGCCGCACTCACTGTGCCAGCCGACGCTCACTGAGAGATGATCCCAACTTTGATGCTTTAATAGCAGCTTTATATCCGGACATTGACAAATACGAGGAAGAGGTG GAGTTGGCTTTtcatgaagaagagagaaatcgCAACAAGCAG ATTCAAGCATCCATTGCTCAAATTCTTCAACGGCAGTCAGAAGCACTTGTCAAAAGACGGTCGCTGGGTAAAGATGCAGCTGGTGGATTTATCACAAGATCACAGCGGAATCTAAGGCCTTCTACTAGAAGAAGACGGAATTCTCGAGGAATTGATCATCAAGGTTCCGAAGACAATGAAGATGAACATGATAGTAATGGTGGCAAAGATTCATCTTCCGCTGATGAGCGTGGTACCGAAGTTAGGCAGAGACGTCGGAGAAAAAGGACAGGAGTGCGTTCATCATTACCTTCTTCATCAGCTGATGTTGAATGCCTGGATAATGATTTGGAAGCAACCAGAGATACCAGAGGAATTTCTCCTGGGCTCGTATGGAACCCAGAAATGCTTGCATGGGGTAAGGGTGGTACGAGAAGTCACACGAGACATGGTGGCATAAACGGTAACAACAAGAACTCTAAGAACATGCGGTTATCCAAGCTGGTTGAGTACCTCAAGAGTTTAGAGGAAAATGATGAG TTAGACATTTATCTCATGCTTGTTTCTCTGGATAAAGAAAGTACTCCGAGTCTGAAGCAGCCCTACTTATGCAGCAGGCGGAGTCTGTCAGTTAAACATCTATGTGAT TATGTTGCTCACCAAACACCTCTGCAAGCTGAAGAAGTTGAAATATCGGTGGTCAAAGGGAACCATAACATCAGCCGTCAAGGACCTAGCCTGAATCTTTTCTCCTCAGCAAGCGAATGTGAAAATGTTCTCCCCGTTGTCGATCCGCAGAAGGCTGAGCTGCAAATTCTGGAAAAGGAAGCGACGCTTGCAGGGATACTTGCAGACAATGGATCCATCAGTGACTATCTG ATTCTAGGATACAGGCAGAAACGACCCTCCAACTCCTGA
- the LOC115754482 gene encoding putative E3 ubiquitin-protein ligase RING1a isoform X1 produces MPAQKRSLPENANDEDASQQSHHHHNHHHAKQSRRDEEPEQDGQQAGEPQGGGGGAGEEEEDSQGSPSSSSEEKPEFVYVKLSDIRKDVQCPICLGIIRKTRTVMECLHRFCRECIDKSMRLGNNECPACRTHCASRRSLRDDPNFDALIAALYPDIDKYEEEVELAFHEEERNRNKQIQASIAQILQRQSEALVKRRSLGKDAAGGFITRSQRNLRPSTRRRRNSRGIDHQGSEDNEDEHDSNGGKDSSSADERGTEVRQRRRRKRTGVRSSLPSSSADVECLDNDLEATRDTRGISPGLVWNPEMLAWGKGGTRSHTRHGGINGNNKNSKNMRLSKLVEYLKSLEENDELDIYLMLVSLDKESTPSLKQPYLCSRRSLSVKHLCDYVAHQTPLQAEEVEISVVKGNHNISRQGPSLNLFSSASECENVLPVVDPQKAELQILEKEATLAGILADNGSISDYLILGYRQKRPSNS; encoded by the exons ATGCCTGCGCAGAAGCGGTCCTTGCCGGAGAATGCGAACGATGAGGACGCCTCGCAACAGAGCCATCACCACCACAACCACCACCACGCCAAGCAATCTCGCCGCGACGAAGAGCCCGAGCAAGACGGCCAGCAGGCGGGAGAGCCGCAAGGCGGAGGCGGCGGagctggagaagaagaagaag ATTCTCAAGGAAGTCCGTCGTCCAGCTCGGAGGAGAAACCTGA ATTTGTCTATGTAAAACTATCAGACATTCGTAAAGATGTACAATGCCCAATCTGTCTAG GCATCATCCGGAAAACGCGAACTGTTATGGAATGCCTGCACCGCTTTTGTAGGGAATGCATCGACAAATCGATGCGACTGGG GAACAATGAATGCCCTGCTTGCCGCACTCACTGTGCCAGCCGACGCTCACTGAGAGATGATCCCAACTTTGATGCTTTAATAGCAGCTTTATATCCGGACATTGACAAATACGAGGAAGAGGTG GAGTTGGCTTTtcatgaagaagagagaaatcgCAACAAGCAG ATTCAAGCATCCATTGCTCAAATTCTTCAACGGCAGTCAGAAGCACTTGTCAAAAGACGGTCGCTGGGTAAAGATGCAGCTGGTGGATTTATCACAAGATCACAGCGGAATCTAAGGCCTTCTACTAGAAGAAGACGGAATTCTCGAGGAATTGATCATCAAGGTTCCGAAGACAATGAAGATGAACATGATAGTAATGGTGGCAAAGATTCATCTTCCGCTGATGAGCGTGGTACCGAAGTTAGGCAGAGACGTCGGAGAAAAAGGACAGGAGTGCGTTCATCATTACCTTCTTCATCAGCTGATGTTGAATGCCTGGATAATGATTTGGAAGCAACCAGAGATACCAGAGGAATTTCTCCTGGGCTCGTATGGAACCCAGAAATGCTTGCATGGGGTAAGGGTGGTACGAGAAGTCACACGAGACATGGTGGCATAAACGGTAACAACAAGAACTCTAAGAACATGCGGTTATCCAAGCTGGTTGAGTACCTCAAGAGTTTAGAGGAAAATGATGAG TTAGACATTTATCTCATGCTTGTTTCTCTGGATAAAGAAAGTACTCCGAGTCTGAAGCAGCCCTACTTATGCAGCAGGCGGAGTCTGTCAGTTAAACATCTATGTGAT TATGTTGCTCACCAAACACCTCTGCAAGCTGAAGAAGTTGAAATATCGGTGGTCAAAGGGAACCATAACATCAGCCGTCAAGGACCTAGCCTGAATCTTTTCTCCTCAGCAAGCGAATGTGAAAATGTTCTCCCCGTTGTCGATCCGCAGAAGGCTGAGCTGCAAATTCTGGAAAAGGAAGCGACGCTTGCAGGGATACTTGCAGACAATGGATCCATCAGTGACTATCTG ATTCTAGGATACAGGCAGAAACGACCCTCCAACTCCTGA
- the LOC115754488 gene encoding squamosa promoter-binding protein 1-like isoform X3, whose product MMGKGKQRANFEEKVKAEPVVEYEDGAGDGEDDDDDDGSRKKKISSSSGGKRGSGTASRNCQAEKCTADLTEAKQYHRRHKVCEQHSKAPAVVVAGLHQRFCQQCSRFHELSEFDENKRSCRRRLAGHNERRRKNPAESSHMEGSSGKAGGTHQMKELACGQVNDRGRIPITIQENATYKHFQIR is encoded by the exons ATGATGGGGAAGGGAAAGCAGAGAGCGAACTTCGAGGAGAAGGTGAAAGCCGAGCCGGTGGTGGAGTACGAGGACGGCGCCGGCGACGgagaggacgacgacgacgacgacggctccaggaagaagaagatatcgTCGTCGAGCGGAGGCAAGCGAGGGAGCG GTACGGCGTCGAGGAATTGCCAGGCGGAGAAGTGCACGGCTGATCTCACGGAGGCGAAGCAGTACCACCGGAGGCACAAGGTGTGCGAGCAGCACTCCAAGGCTCCGGCGGTGGTCGTCGCCGGCCTTCACCAGCGTTTTTGTCAGCAATGTAGCAG GTTCCATGAGCTATCAGAATTCGACGAAAACAAAAGGAGTTGCCGCAGACGATTGGCAGGACACAACGAACGGAGAAGAAAGAACCCAGCCGAGTCGTCTCACATGGAGGGCTCGAGTGGAAAAGCCGGCGGCACTCATCAAATGAAGGAGCTAGCCTGCGGACAAGTCAATGACCGTGGCCGGATTCCGATAACCATCCAAGAGAATGCCACCTACAAACATTTCCAGATCAGATAA
- the LOC115754488 gene encoding squamosa promoter-binding protein 1-like isoform X1 → MMGKGKQRANFEEKVKAEPVVEYEDGAGDGEDDDDDDGSRKKKISSSSGGKRGSGNSNSVGMCICQWRSVAPPRCTASRNCQAEKCTADLTEAKQYHRRHKVCEQHSKAPAVVVAGLHQRFCQQCSRFHELSEFDENKRSCRRRLAGHNERRRKNPAESSHMEGSSGKAGGTHQMKELACGQVNDRGRIPITIQENATYKHFQIR, encoded by the exons ATGATGGGGAAGGGAAAGCAGAGAGCGAACTTCGAGGAGAAGGTGAAAGCCGAGCCGGTGGTGGAGTACGAGGACGGCGCCGGCGACGgagaggacgacgacgacgacgacggctccaggaagaagaagatatcgTCGTCGAGCGGAGGCAAGCGAGGGAGCGGTAATAGCAATTCGGTCGGCATGTGCATATGTCAATGGCGTTCCGTCGCGCCTCCTCGTT GTACGGCGTCGAGGAATTGCCAGGCGGAGAAGTGCACGGCTGATCTCACGGAGGCGAAGCAGTACCACCGGAGGCACAAGGTGTGCGAGCAGCACTCCAAGGCTCCGGCGGTGGTCGTCGCCGGCCTTCACCAGCGTTTTTGTCAGCAATGTAGCAG GTTCCATGAGCTATCAGAATTCGACGAAAACAAAAGGAGTTGCCGCAGACGATTGGCAGGACACAACGAACGGAGAAGAAAGAACCCAGCCGAGTCGTCTCACATGGAGGGCTCGAGTGGAAAAGCCGGCGGCACTCATCAAATGAAGGAGCTAGCCTGCGGACAAGTCAATGACCGTGGCCGGATTCCGATAACCATCCAAGAGAATGCCACCTACAAACATTTCCAGATCAGATAA